A window of the Arachis duranensis cultivar V14167 chromosome 5, aradu.V14167.gnm2.J7QH, whole genome shotgun sequence genome harbors these coding sequences:
- the LOC107489643 gene encoding cytochrome P450 704C1-like codes for MLDYFSIDYKYLAAAVLALIIALLVAERHGRRRKRHPVAGTVFHQLVNFNRLHDYMTDLARKHSSYRLLCLSSSEVNTSDPTNVEYILKTNFSNYGKGRHQYEILRDLLGDGIITVDGEKWRHQRKTASYQLSSKLSRDYSSSVFKSNAVKLAAIVSEAATSNKAIEIQDLLSKSTMDSVFNIVLGVELDTMGGTYEEGTKFSSSFDVASAITILRYVDIFWKAKRFLNIGQEALLKKHVRVVDEFVYNVIKSKTEQVHNQDDKPVRKDLLSRFLELDETDPKYLKDIILSFIIAGKDTTATTLSWFLYRLCKLPHVQEKIAQEVKDATGLSDFSKPEEFAANITEEALEKMQYLHAALTETLRLHPDVPWDTKICFSYDVWPDGFYVKKGDVVAYQPYAMGRMKSLWGDDAEEFRPERWLDIDGKFQQESPFKFTAFQAGPRVCLGKDFSYRQMKIFSAILLGSYKFKLVDEHKSIHYRTSLTLHLDGGLHLYAYRRFGYSNS; via the exons ATGTTAGATTATTTTAGCATTGATTACAAATATCTAGCTGCAGCAGTTCTAGCCTTAATTATAGCACTGTTAGTTGCCGAAAGACATGGCCGGAGAAGAAAACGCCACCCCGTTGCAGGAACTGTTTTCCACCAACTTGTCAACTTTAACAGGCTACATGATTACATGACAGATCTTGCAAGAAAGCACAGCAGTTATAGGCTGCTGTGCTTATCAAGCAGTGAAGTGAATACTTCAGACCCCACCAATGTGGAATATATCCTCAAGACAAATTTTTCAAACTATGGCAAG GGACGGCATCAGTATGAAATCCTGAGGGACCTATTGGGAGATGGGATAATCACAGTGGATGGAGAGAAGTGGAGACATCAGAGAAAGACGGCAAGCTATCAACTTTCCTCAAAGCTTTCGAGAGATTACAGCAGTTCGGTTTTCAAATCGAATGCAGTAAAACTTGCTGCAATAGTGTCTGAAGCAGCAACATCAAATAAGGCAattgaaatccaa GACTTACTTTCCAAATCAACCATGGACTCAGTATTTAATATAGTACTAGGTGTAGAACTGGACACTATGGGTGGAACATATGAAGAAGGCACCAAATTCTCTAGTTCTTTTGATGTTGCAAGTGCAATTACTATACTTAGGTATGTCGACATTTTCTGGAAGGCGAAGCGATTTTTGAACATAGGACAAGAAGCTTTACTGAAGAAACATGTCAGAGTTGTAGATGAATTTGTGTATAATGTGATTAAAAGCAAGACTGAACAAGTCCATAATCAAGATGATAAGCCT GTGAGGAAAGACCTTTTGTCAAGGTTTTTAGAATTGGATGAGACCGATCCGAAGTACCTGAAAGACATCATCCTGAGTTTCATCATAGCTGGAAAAGATACAACAGCCACTACTCTCTCATGGTTCCTTTACAGGCTATGCAAGCTTCCTCATGTGCAGGAAAAGATTGCACAAGAAGTCAAAGATGCAACAGGGTTATCAGATTTTTCAAAGCCTGAGGAGTTTGCAGCTAATATAACTGAAGAAGCTCTTGAAAAAATGCAGTATCTACATGCAGCTTTGACAGAGACATTAAGACTCCACCCTGATGTTCCATGG GATACAAAGATTTGTTTCTCATATGATGTGTGGCCGGATGGATTCTATGTGAAGAAAGGTGATGTTGTGGCATACCAACCTTATGCCATGGGAAGGATGAAATCATTGTGGGGTGATGATGCTGAAGAGTTCAGACCAGAAAGGTGGCTTGACATAGATGGAAAGTTTCAGCAAGAAAGCCCCTTCAAATTCACAGCTTTCCAG GCGGGTCCAAGAGTTTGTCTTGGGAAGGATTTCTCATACAGACAGATGAAAATCTTCTCTGCTATCCTCTTAGGCAGCTACAAATTCAAGTTGGTTGATGAACACAAATCAATACATTATAGAACTTCACTTACTCTGCATCTGGATGGAGGTCTGCATCTGTATGCTTATAGAAGATTTGGATATTCAAATTCATAG